From the genome of Candidatus Methylacidiphilales bacterium:
GTCTCCCGCTTTCGTCCCGCGGATGACGGACTTTGCTGCGCAGGCAGGTTTCCCATCCATTGAAATCTGAGTCTATCTTTGGATAAAAATATGGGCCTCCATTGCGAGCCTTGCACGTGGCTCATTTACACGGTTGCGCTGGGCTGATTCACAAACTACGATTGTCCGGATGTGTCCCGGCCCGTTTAAACTTTTTTCTGCTGTTCTTTTCTGCCTCGCTCTTCATGCAGCCGGGGCGGAAACCCAGCCACCCGCAGCCGTCCCGCCCACTGAACCACGGCGCGCCCTGCCGGTGGAGCCCTTCGCCGGGCAACCGCTCAACCTCAAAACCTGTTACGAATTGGCCCTTCTCCGGATGGAAAGCGTCGGCCTGCGGGACGAGGATGTCCGCGTCGCCCAGGCCCGCTATCGCGAGGCCATCGGCGCGATTTTGCCGAACGTCACCCTGACCGGTAATCAATATTTTTACAAAGATCAGTCGAGCAGTTTCTCTTCTTTCAGCACGGGCGGCAACACAAGCGCCGCTGGGCCCGTCGGCACGAGTGACCTCACCCCGCGCATGGCATCCGTCGATGTCAAGGTGCCGCTCTTCTCGGGACTGCGCGATGTCGAACTGGCCCATGCGGCAAAAGCGCAAATCGAAGGCAACCGCCAGACCGCACAGAGGATCCGGCAAAGCTTGTATCTCGACGTGGCGGAGTCGTTTTACCAAACGCTCGACTACGAGGAGGACCTGCGCATCCTGGCTGATGTCGAAACCACCCTGCAAGACCGGGTCAAGGAACTGGAAAAACGGGTCCGCCTCGGCAAATCGCGCGACAGCGAGCTGCTTGACGCCAGCACATCACTGGCGCAAACAAAAGTCAGCGTGGAACACACCCGCGGCTTGTTGTCCGCCACACGCGAAATGCTGGCCTTCCTCATCGGCCTGCCATCGGAACAAATCACGCTACGGGATGATTCCCCACCCGCGCCCGGCAGCCTGGCCCTGGCGGAATATTTGAACCAGGTGGCCGGCCGGCCCGATGTGCTGGCGGCGGTGCAGGCCGAGCAAGCCGCCCGAGCGCAACTCTCCGCGGCCAAGGGCGAGCACTGGCCCAAGCTCAGCTTTGAAGGGAATTACACCCTCTACGATTCCAGCAATCTTCAAACCGGCAATTGGTACGGCTTTCTGACTCTGGAGGTGCCGGTGTTCGACGGCGGCAGCATCGAAGCGCGGGTGGATCAGAATAAATCGCTCTATGTCGAGCGCCGCCTGGATCTCGCGCAACTGCAGCGCGAAGCCGAGCGCGATATACGCACCTATTTCAACCAGTTTAACCTGTCGCTCGCGGAACTTGTCCGGTTGGAGGAAGCCGTTAAAACCTCCGGGCTTAATTACCAGGCCCAACGGTCCGACTATGAATTGAAGATCGTGAATAATCTCGACGTATTGAGCGCTCTCTATCGTTTTCAAAATTTGCGCCGGGACGAAAACACGGCCCGCATGAACACCCGCCTGAATCTTATCAAACTGTATGTTGCAGCCGGCAGCGTGGCGCAGGGATCAGGCAGGAAATAAGAGGCAGGAAGAAATATGGAACGCGATCGTGAAGAGCTCAAAAAGCGCAGCAAGGAATTTGCCTTGCGCGTGATGAAACTGGCCGACCTGCACCGCGAAGCCGAGGAATTAACCGCTATATTTTATTCAATCATCCGCTCAGCAAAGCAGAACCCATGAGCACTTATGCTTCTTACCTGACCCCTCTTACTTGATACTTTCTACCTGATCCCTTCTTCATGAACCTTGCCGATATTTCCATTCGACGGCCCGTCTTTGCGTGGATGCTCATGTCCGCGCTCATTATTTTCGGCGCCATCTCATTCGGACGGCTCGGCGTCAGCCTGCTCCCCGACGTGGAAGTCCCGAGCATCTTTGTCCAGCTCGATTGGGCCGGGGCGGCGCCCGAGGTCATGGAAACCGAAATTGTGGACCGGATCGAGCAGGCCCTGGTCAGCGTCTCCGGGATCGACAACCTCAAATCGACCATCCGCCAGGGCAGCGCGCAAGTCGTCCTGGAATTTACCCCGGGCCGGAATGTGGATGCCGCCCTGCTGGAAGTGCAGTCCAACATCTCCCGTGTCCGCCTGCCGCGGGAGATGGAAACCCCGCAGATTTTCAAAGTCAATCCCTCCGACCAGGAAATCATGTGGATCGGCATCAGCAGCGACAAACGCTCCCTGCGCGATCTGACCGTTTATGCCGAACGCTATCTGCGCGACAAATTCCAGGTTCTGCCCGGCGTCGGGCAGTTGATCCTGAGCGGCTTCGCCGAACGCAATCTCCGGATCTGGGTCAACTACGATAAATTGGCCGAATACGAACTGACCATCCTGGACGTGCAAAATGCCCTCCGTACCCAGCATATCGAACAGGCTTCCGGTTATTTTGAAAACAACCGCCAGGAAATCAACGTCCGGATGATGGGGGAAGGGGTGAGCCCCGAGCAGGTCGGCGACATTCTGATCAAACAGCGCGGTGGCGACACGATCCACAACGCGGCCATCCGTATTCGGGACGTGGCGAAAGTCGAGGACGGGCTCAATGATGTCCGCAGCATCTCAAAAATCTACGGCACCCGCGGCGGCGGGATCGGCTTCCGCAAGCAGCGCGGATACAACTCGATTGAAGTGGCCGACACCATCAAGCGCACGATGGCGGAGCTGCAGCCCACCCTTCCGCCTGACGTTAAAGTGGAGATTAATTACGACGAGTCCAGATTCACGCGCGAGGCGGTCAATGAAACCGAATTTACCCTCATTCTCTCCGCCATCCTCACCGCGCTGGTTTGCTGGCTTTTTCTCGGCTCCCTTTCCAGCACATTCAATGTCGTGATGTCGATGCCCACCTCCGTGCTGGGCTCGTTCATCATCCTGTATTTTCTCGGGTTCACGCTGAATATTTTCACCCTGCTCGCACTCTCGCTGG
Proteins encoded in this window:
- a CDS encoding TolC family protein, with amino-acid sequence MCPGPFKLFSAVLFCLALHAAGAETQPPAAVPPTEPRRALPVEPFAGQPLNLKTCYELALLRMESVGLRDEDVRVAQARYREAIGAILPNVTLTGNQYFYKDQSSSFSSFSTGGNTSAAGPVGTSDLTPRMASVDVKVPLFSGLRDVELAHAAKAQIEGNRQTAQRIRQSLYLDVAESFYQTLDYEEDLRILADVETTLQDRVKELEKRVRLGKSRDSELLDASTSLAQTKVSVEHTRGLLSATREMLAFLIGLPSEQITLRDDSPPAPGSLALAEYLNQVAGRPDVLAAVQAEQAARAQLSAAKGEHWPKLSFEGNYTLYDSSNLQTGNWYGFLTLEVPVFDGGSIEARVDQNKSLYVERRLDLAQLQREAERDIRTYFNQFNLSLAELVRLEEAVKTSGLNYQAQRSDYELKIVNNLDVLSALYRFQNLRRDENTARMNTRLNLIKLYVAAGSVAQGSGRK